A genomic window from Pseudomonas alcaligenes includes:
- a CDS encoding DUF429 domain-containing protein, with protein sequence METTRQGPPKAWYLGADLTDRYAKGRRPIDVCGLTPDAAGQLHAEFWQWNWDAPELPVQVDSLLPELRGARLTLIDGPQALALPGQTMRDCERKLAAAGKTPDAPPGSGPYAGFVRSSLELFAALAHAGLRPNTPIAETYPGAVWKRLGTGLAKKSSHDGRRQRRELLERMGVRGLTELPSHDRLDACLCALLAAAHHRPRPGLATVWSGLPLQQDSGGSLREGQILTVCTTGESSMTHAENDNAQMLLDELIASYRAGSPRLHTYKGAYQLLFGHSPQPWSQGHAMRVLALAKATTPRTLEGLGQVQLDCFIVAAKSKRPGQGHWGLQIYDEKQWLQAFHDAELLS encoded by the coding sequence ATGGAAACCACCCGCCAAGGACCACCGAAGGCCTGGTATCTGGGCGCGGACCTCACCGACCGCTATGCCAAGGGGCGGCGCCCCATCGATGTCTGCGGACTCACCCCAGACGCGGCCGGCCAACTTCACGCCGAATTCTGGCAATGGAATTGGGATGCTCCAGAACTCCCAGTGCAGGTCGACTCGTTATTGCCAGAGTTGCGCGGCGCCAGGCTCACCCTGATCGATGGCCCACAGGCCCTGGCGCTGCCGGGCCAGACCATGCGCGACTGTGAACGCAAACTCGCCGCCGCCGGTAAGACTCCCGACGCTCCGCCCGGCAGCGGTCCCTATGCCGGGTTCGTCCGTTCCTCGCTGGAGCTCTTTGCCGCCCTGGCCCATGCCGGATTGCGCCCGAATACGCCGATTGCCGAGACCTATCCGGGAGCGGTGTGGAAACGACTCGGCACCGGACTGGCCAAGAAATCGTCGCATGATGGACGGCGGCAACGCCGTGAGTTGCTGGAGCGCATGGGTGTGCGCGGACTCACGGAGCTGCCCAGCCACGACCGCCTGGATGCCTGCCTCTGCGCCCTGCTGGCGGCCGCCCATCACCGCCCCCGGCCCGGGCTTGCAACCGTCTGGTCAGGCTTACCCCTGCAGCAGGACTCGGGCGGCAGCCTGCGCGAAGGGCAGATCCTGACCGTCTGCACCACGGGAGAATCGAGCATGACGCACGCCGAAAACGACAACGCCCAAATGCTGCTGGATGAACTCATCGCCTCGTATCGAGCCGGATCGCCACGACTCCACACCTACAAGGGCGCCTACCAGTTGCTCTTCGGCCACTCTCCGCAGCCCTGGTCGCAGGGCCACGCGATGAGGGTGCTTGCCCTCGCCAAGGCCACGACCCCGAGGACACTGGAGGGGCTCGGTCAGGTCCAGTTGGATTGCTTCATAGTGGCGGCCAAAAGCAAGCGTCCAGGGCAAGGGCACTGGGGCCTGCAGATCTATGACGAAAAACAGTGGCTCCAAGCCTTTCACGACGCCGAGCTACTGAGCTGA
- a CDS encoding TIGR03862 family flavoprotein, whose protein sequence is MPIDSTSSAPLVAIIGGGPAGLMAAEVLAAGGVRVELFDAMPSVGRKFLLAGVGGMNITHSEAKAPFLSRYREREPEIAALLADFDAEALRAWIHGLGIDTFVGTSGRVFPTDMKAAPLLRAWLKRLREAGVAIHTRSRWLGWDEAGALRIATPEGERQLQADACVLALGGGSWARLGSDGAWAPLLQQRGVEVSPLRPANCGFEVAGWSEHLRGKFAGAPLKNVTLALDGEAPRRGEFVLTEHGIEGSLVYALSATIRQRIEQSGSARVYLDLQPDRTIEKVEALLNKPRGSASMAKHLHRQLGLDGARAALLRELTSSEDFADMSRLARAIKALPIELLHPRPLDEAISSAGGVTFAALDHNLMLRALPGTFCAGEMLDWEAPTGGYLLTVCFASGRVAGLGALQWLRQRGAL, encoded by the coding sequence ATGCCCATCGACAGCACGTCCTCCGCTCCCCTGGTCGCCATTATCGGCGGCGGTCCCGCCGGGCTGATGGCCGCCGAGGTGCTGGCCGCCGGTGGCGTGCGGGTCGAGCTGTTCGACGCCATGCCTTCGGTCGGGCGCAAGTTCCTGCTGGCCGGGGTCGGCGGCATGAACATCACCCATTCGGAGGCCAAGGCGCCCTTCCTGTCGCGCTACCGCGAGCGCGAGCCGGAGATCGCCGCGCTGCTGGCGGACTTCGATGCCGAAGCCCTGCGCGCCTGGATTCACGGCCTGGGCATCGACACCTTTGTCGGCACCTCCGGCCGGGTGTTTCCCACCGACATGAAGGCCGCGCCACTGCTGCGCGCCTGGCTCAAGCGCCTGCGCGAGGCCGGCGTGGCCATCCATACCCGCAGCCGCTGGCTGGGCTGGGACGAGGCCGGCGCGCTGCGCATCGCCACGCCCGAGGGCGAGCGCCAGCTGCAGGCCGATGCCTGTGTGCTGGCCCTGGGCGGCGGCAGCTGGGCACGGCTCGGCTCGGACGGCGCCTGGGCGCCGCTGCTGCAGCAGCGCGGAGTCGAGGTGTCGCCGTTGCGCCCGGCCAACTGCGGCTTCGAGGTGGCCGGCTGGAGCGAGCACCTGCGCGGCAAGTTCGCCGGGGCGCCGCTGAAGAACGTCACCCTGGCGCTGGACGGCGAGGCGCCGCGACGTGGCGAGTTCGTCCTCACCGAGCACGGCATCGAGGGCAGCCTGGTCTATGCGCTGTCCGCCACCATCCGCCAGCGCATCGAGCAGAGCGGCAGCGCGCGGGTCTATCTGGATCTGCAGCCGGATCGCACGATCGAGAAAGTGGAGGCGTTGCTCAACAAGCCGCGCGGCTCGGCCTCCATGGCCAAGCATCTACACCGCCAGCTCGGCCTGGACGGCGCGAGGGCCGCGCTGCTGCGCGAGCTGACCAGCAGCGAGGATTTCGCCGACATGAGCCGTCTGGCCCGGGCGATCAAGGCGTTGCCGATCGAACTGCTGCACCCCCGCCCGCTGGACGAGGCGATCTCCAGCGCCGGCGGCGTGACCTTCGCGGCGCTGGACCACAACCTGATGCTGCGCGCCCTGCCCGGCACCTTCTGCGCCGGCGAAATGCTCGACTGGGAGGCGCC